The following are from one region of the Rhizobium sullae genome:
- a CDS encoding TlyA family RNA methyltransferase, translating into MSNQNTQRLDQLLVSLGLFASRSRARDAVSRGTVKVSGAVVTKPGALFAGDAVIEIDDPAQDYVSRAALKLIAALDHFHLDPAGHHCLDVGASTGGFTEVLLERGAAHVTAIDVGHGQMHPRIASDPRVRNIEGLNARNLKAEEIGRPITFVVSDVSFISLKLAVAPALQIAEPGAVAALLVKPQFEAGREAIGKGGLLKDPSSARAVADELGRWFAKDMGWKSLGLIASPIAGGDGNQEFLLAGTKP; encoded by the coding sequence ATGTCTAATCAGAACACCCAGCGCCTCGACCAGCTTCTCGTCAGCCTCGGCCTTTTTGCCAGCCGCTCACGGGCACGCGATGCCGTAAGCCGCGGCACCGTGAAGGTTAGCGGCGCTGTCGTCACCAAGCCGGGCGCGCTCTTTGCCGGCGATGCCGTAATCGAGATCGATGATCCTGCACAGGATTATGTCTCCCGTGCCGCGCTCAAACTCATTGCGGCGCTCGATCATTTCCATCTCGATCCGGCGGGCCACCACTGTCTCGACGTCGGCGCTTCGACGGGCGGCTTCACGGAAGTGCTGCTGGAGCGCGGTGCAGCGCATGTGACCGCCATCGACGTCGGTCACGGGCAGATGCACCCGCGCATCGCAAGCGACCCGCGGGTCAGGAATATCGAGGGGCTGAACGCCCGAAACCTAAAGGCAGAGGAAATTGGCCGGCCGATCACCTTCGTCGTCTCGGACGTTTCGTTCATTTCGCTTAAGCTGGCGGTGGCGCCTGCGTTGCAAATCGCCGAGCCCGGCGCGGTTGCTGCGCTGCTGGTAAAGCCACAATTCGAGGCCGGGCGCGAAGCGATCGGCAAGGGCGGCCTGTTGAAGGACCCCTCCTCCGCGCGTGCGGTTGCCGACGAGCTCGGGCGCTGGTTCGCCAAAGACATGGGCTGGAAGAGTCTCGGGCTCATCGCCTCGCCGATCGCTGGCGGCGACGGCAACCAGGAATTTCTACTCGCAGGAACGAAGCCGTGA
- a CDS encoding class I SAM-dependent RNA methyltransferase, translating into MSTETITILKLGAQGDGIADGADGPIYVPFSLPGESVAIARVKNHGTIMSIAKPSPDRQEPPCRHFGPDGVNGTCGGCTLQHMVDQSYRAFKRQLVLDALKSKGISAEVGELVAAHPGERRRVVFAARKTEKDMLIGFNQAESHHIVAIEECPISSAAILARLPAIKAIGATLATSAEAFRISVLETLSGLDLAVDGIQKLPDPQRRKAIETVLGLRGIARVSVNGEILVEPSKPTVDFGGVQVSPPAGGFTQATKQAEEAMADLVLAHVGKAKRIADLFAGAGTFSLRLARIGRVHAVEGDEKALSALDQAARRTQGLKPVSVEKRDLFRRPLMTSELKVYDAVVFDPPRAGAELQCQELARSAAKKIAAVSCNPVTLARDLAILIEGGYRITGVTPIDQFLWTSHVEVVATLEK; encoded by the coding sequence GTGAGCACCGAAACAATCACGATCCTAAAGCTCGGCGCCCAGGGCGACGGGATTGCCGACGGCGCGGACGGCCCGATCTACGTGCCTTTCTCGCTGCCTGGCGAAAGCGTGGCGATCGCGCGCGTCAAGAACCATGGCACGATCATGTCGATCGCCAAGCCTTCGCCCGACCGGCAGGAGCCGCCCTGCCGCCATTTTGGCCCGGACGGTGTCAACGGGACCTGCGGCGGCTGCACGCTGCAACATATGGTCGATCAGTCCTACCGGGCCTTCAAGCGGCAACTGGTGCTCGATGCGCTGAAATCGAAAGGCATATCGGCCGAGGTAGGCGAGCTCGTCGCGGCGCATCCCGGCGAGCGGCGGCGCGTCGTCTTTGCGGCACGCAAGACCGAGAAGGATATGTTGATCGGTTTCAACCAAGCCGAAAGCCACCACATCGTTGCGATCGAGGAATGTCCCATCTCGTCGGCAGCGATCCTCGCGCGGTTGCCGGCGATCAAGGCGATTGGCGCGACACTTGCGACCAGCGCCGAAGCCTTCCGCATTTCAGTTCTTGAGACACTGTCCGGGCTCGATCTCGCCGTCGACGGGATCCAGAAGCTGCCGGACCCGCAGCGGCGCAAAGCGATCGAAACCGTGCTTGGCCTTCGCGGCATCGCGCGCGTTTCGGTGAACGGCGAAATCCTGGTCGAGCCGTCCAAGCCGACCGTCGATTTCGGTGGCGTGCAGGTCTCGCCGCCGGCTGGCGGCTTCACGCAGGCGACGAAGCAAGCCGAAGAGGCGATGGCCGATCTGGTACTTGCCCATGTGGGCAAGGCAAAGCGCATCGCCGACCTCTTTGCAGGCGCCGGCACCTTTTCCCTTCGGCTTGCCCGGATCGGACGCGTGCATGCCGTTGAAGGCGACGAGAAAGCCCTTTCCGCACTCGACCAGGCAGCGCGCAGGACGCAAGGCCTGAAGCCGGTCAGCGTCGAGAAGCGCGATCTCTTCCGCCGCCCGCTGATGACGTCCGAGCTGAAAGTCTATGACGCGGTGGTCTTCGATCCGCCGCGGGCCGGAGCGGAACTGCAGTGCCAGGAGCTCGCTCGCTCCGCAGCGAAGAAGATTGCCGCCGTCAGCTGCAATCCGGTGACACTGGCGCGCGATCTCGCCATACTCATCGAGGGCGGGTACCGGATCACCGGCGTCACGCCGATCGACCAGTTTCTCTGGACCTCGCATGTCGAGGTGGTGGCGACGCTGGAAAAATAG